The Streptomyces vinaceus genome contains the following window.
ATCGTTCCCCTGCCTGAAAAGGTCATGCAATGCGCGTTGAAGTCCCCGTCATCACGATCGATGCGTACTCCCGCACGGCTGCCTGGGAGGTAGCCGGGCACCTGTCGGAGTCTCTGGGCTGGCGCCTGCTCGACGGCAGCTCCATGTTTCACCTGCTGGCCCTCGCGGCGAAACAACATGGAGTTGGCTGGACGGATGAGAAGCAGCTCGAAGCCCTGGCGAGCAACCTCGACGTCAGCTTCCACTTTGGCCCCAAGCCTCGGATCCTCCTGGAGGGGGAGGACGTCACCCACCAGCTCAGCACGGAGACGGCAGCAGCCAACGCCTCCATCGTGATGGGCTCCCGGGGCGCACGCGGGACTGCTGCGGTGCCAGCGAGGATTCCGTCCGCCGCCGGGTCTGGTCGCCCTCGGCAGGGAGATGGGCACCGCCGTGTTCCCCGACGCGCCGTTGAAGGTGTTCCTCCAGCCACTTCTCACGGAAGAACCTGCGCTGAAGCGAATCAAACCGGCTGATGACGCCATCCAGCTGGACACCACAGAACTGACCACCAAGCAGATCCTGGAGCGGATTAGCGACGAGGTTGTCAGCAGGAAGCTCACCAGCTGACCTGTCGATCGTTCAAGAGCACCCCTGCGGGCCCGGGCGGCCCGCAGGGCTGCGCCCTGCGGCTTGTCTATCTATATAGATACTCGGACCATGGTGGGGTTAGTCCGCATGGGTTCCAGAGTCAATCTGCGCTCTATTTTGAAGCAGGCTTGGTTTCGGTGCTGGATGCCGCGGACGCCTGCTCACGCTGTGGCTGGTCCCGGGGGCTGTCTAGGCGGTTTTCAGGTGAGCCGGGCGGTAGCAGAACTGGTGCCGGTCGGGGGTGTTTTTGATCAGCGCTGCATGGTGGCTGTGGTGCGGTGGAAGGCTGGGTTGCAGTGGTTGTGCTGTTGCGACGGAAGGGGTTTGTTGTGAGTGAGCGGCTCAGTGGGACTTGCAAGTGGTTCAACGAAAAGAAGGGGTTTGGGTACATCATGCCTTCTTCGGGAGGGGAGGACCTGTTTGTGCACCAATCGGAAATCTCGGCCCGGGGCTACAGGTCCCTTGGCGAGGGGGAGGAGGTCGAGTTCTCTGTCGTGGTGGACGCGTTGGGGAAGAGGAAAGCAGTGCAGGTGACGGCTCCCGGTGGTGGTCCGGTGACGGGGCGCGGCCCTGGGGAGCCGGAACGCGGCGATGCCCCTTGGGCGCGGGAGTCTGCGCCGGGAGGCCGTTTCGGCTCCTCAGGAGGCGGCCCTTACGGCTCCTGACATGGTTCGGGGTGGCCCGGTGCTGTGGTGCCTGAAGGTGCTGAAGGGCGGAAGAAGAGCCCCTCGGGGCCACCCCGTGTGTATCGCTGCCTGCCGGGCCCGCGGAGCGGGCCCTTGCCCTGGAGGCGGAGCCGGAAGGGTCACGGGCGGGGGAGCGGAGCGGACCCGCCCAACGGGCCCGATGCCCGGACCCCGTGAAACGGGGTCACCC
Protein-coding sequences here:
- a CDS encoding (d)CMP kinase → MRCQRGFRPPPGLVALGREMGTAVFPDAPLKVFLQPLLTEEPALKRIKPADDAIQLDTTELTTKQILERISDEVVSRKLTS
- a CDS encoding cold shock domain-containing protein, producing MSERLSGTCKWFNEKKGFGYIMPSSGGEDLFVHQSEISARGYRSLGEGEEVEFSVVVDALGKRKAVQVTAPGGGPVTGRGPGEPERGDAPWARESAPGGRFGSSGGGPYGS